Proteins encoded in a region of the Tetrapisispora phaffii CBS 4417 chromosome 12, complete genome genome:
- the KOG1 gene encoding ubiquitin-binding TORC1 subunit KOG1 (similar to Saccharomyces cerevisiae KOG1 (YHR186C); ancestral locus Anc_5.49), with translation MTIFGPQPLRPLNTETRHGFEEQYNSKEFLEALANSFLFYYDDKRHLTNGNPVPDDEIKEDKNRYYQPILDWKIMKDRQKTVSVALLLCLNLGVDPPDVIKTQPCARVEAGIDPLNFQDSKKAIEQIGENLQSQYESLSLRARFKQSLDPSVEDVKRFCYSLRRTSKEDRILFHYNGHGVPKPTPSGEIWVFNRGYTQYIPVSLYDLQTWLGAPCIFVYDCNCAENIVSNFQTFVQKRIKDDESGKHDPAAPSPTIAYSECFQLAACRSNELLQTAVELPADLFTCCLTNPIEISVKVFLLQSPLNKSKYRVFFESQDSNDRIDFNDDISGIAPKIKIPGTISDRRTPLGELNWIFTAITDTIAWTSLPRPLFKKLFRHDLMVAALFRNFLLAKRIMPLYNCHPVSDPHLPDIVADHPMWKSWDLAIDELLSKLVADMENSKFTDTESTALFNQDDSLQLHINTGSQEQRPQNSRMPSRFAAGNLSNMSLAAHPSLHNRGKESVTSLKNVPQVKKQFTDFFEQNLTAFELWLKYYSNSRNPPEQLPIVLQVLLSQVHRIRALVLLSRFLDLGPWAVYLSLSIGIFPYVLKLLQSPAPELKPILVFIWARIMAIDYKSIQSDLLKEKGYMYFVNILIADYGATLEGGESSLNNNPQITMTIPHLNNPVFYQNNGRLPGAFPYNETTDEQKAMAVFILAAFIRDFPQAQKQCFSIELINMLSYYLLYSDIPLLRQWSAILLGQFCDHNPLNKYIYMDLDITSSLIKALTDLVPEVRAASLNALSYFISEADDVETLLGIEKEYTYHLQQLHTQLQQFKTANHRQNQQLEQQQMNLERQIQIYQNMQARLQNVDFSLLKVQGIYNVVAILKLVEDGSPFVRKEVIIFLSKFVHRYINFFVVVFFEFLVDELIQLDNIGKNNVLKVNKNNVSHGSIFSSVWKTLLIFSCDPFEENKELANKVIDYIFFEVNMNKEFKVSLRKIGENLIKRSSNWNQKQANSFNASHIQVIGKQDSKFHSNRDENSSDEKESLSGQFFLTKIFNSLGFGENYGSDTFSSSYSRTESGPPSRRSHLEDGVLNRPKRVNIDPINKEYTLPLKGQFLDFCFEYFQEPQMKKHEIDEVGSVEYNTRLWRRNRNEEIIEKTQSEKTLALYGNWNNRISIFDNKSQPKLLEFTQFDNYLVAADERDCITVYDWANDDVLNKFSNDNPYGTKITSLKFLNEDDSSLLLTGSSDGILKIYKDIDKNGNTTIVSAWRGLTDMLLTPRSTGLLTEWQQSKGSLLVTGDVKVIRVWDAHSESIEVDIPVKTSSLVTSITSDQLAGDTVVCGFSDGSIRVYDRRLNSRDAMVRLWRSNEGKKHYPINYVHLQRGGFRELASGTTDGTVELWDIRNQDPITSFNIGSSNQSSESRISTMTKMQLHEHGPILATGTKQVSIWTTAGDLLSTFDNTSHNSGIVGTFGASGIRSSLTLANSNSGSFLSSLAFHPHRMMLAASNSHDSKISIYSCENKFD, from the coding sequence ATGACTATTTTTGGTCCACAACCTTTAAGACCTCTGAATACAGAGACTAGACATGGTTTTGAAGAACAATATAACAGTAAAGAATTTTTAGAAGCACTGGcaaattcatttttgttttactACGATGATAAGAGACATTTAACGAACGGAAATCCTGTACCAGATGATGAAATAAAGGAAGATAAAAATAGATATTATCAACCTATCTTAGATTGGAAGATTATGAAAGACAGACAAAAGACTGTTAGTGTTGCTTTACTTCTTTGTCTAAATCTTGGAGTAGATCCGCCTGATGTAATAAAAACTCAACCATGTGCCAGAGTAGAAGCTGGCATAGATCCACTGAATTTTCAAGATTCTAAGAAGGCAATTGAGCAAATAGGTGAAAATTTACAATCGCAATACGAAAGTTTATCATTAAGAGCCAGATTTAAACAAAGTTTAGATCCGTCCGTTGAAGATGTTAAAAGGTTTTGTTATTCCCTTAGAAGAACATCAAAAGAAGAtagaattttatttcattacaATGGACATGGTGTGCCAAAACCTACACCTTCCGGAGAAATTTGGGTTTTTAATAGAGGATATACACAATATATTCCAGTATCATTATATGATCTGCAAACATGGCTTGGGGCACCTTGCATTTTTGTCTACGATTGTAATTGTGcagaaaatattgtttcGAATTTCCAAACTTTTGTCCAAAAAAGAATCAAAGATGACGAATCAGGAAAGCATGATCCAGCTGCACCTTCACCAACTATTGCATATTCTGAATGTTTTCAATTAGCGGCATGTAGATCTAATGAACTACTGCAAACAGCTGTAGAACTACCAGCGGATTTATTTACATGTTGTTTAACTAATCCAATCGAAATAAGTGTCAAAGTGTTTTTACTACAATCTCCATTAaacaaatcaaaatatagagtattttttgaatcaCAAGATAGCAATGATAGAATAgattttaatgatgatatcAGTGGAATAGCAcctaaaataaaaataccGGGCACCATTTCGGATAGACGGACCCCATTAGGTGAGTTAAATTGGATTTTTACCGCCATCACTGATACCATAGCATGGACATCCTTACCACGTCCtcttttcaaaaaactATTTAGACATGATCTGATGGTAGCTGCTTTATTCagaaattttttattagcaAAGAGAATAATGCCACTATATAACTGTCACCCAGTGTCTGATCCTCATTTACCTGATATTGTAGCAGATCATCCTATGTGGAAATCTTGGGATTTAGCtattgatgaattattaagtAAACTTGTTGCTGACATggaaaattcaaaatttactGACACTGAATCTACTGCATTATTTAATCAAGATGATAGCTTGCAATTGCATATAAACACAGGTTCACAAGAACAAAGACCACAGAATTCAAGGATGCCATCGAGATTTGCGGCTGGAAATTTAAGTAATATGTCTCTTGCTGCACATCCCTCACTACACAATCGTGGCAAAGAAAGCGTAACTTCACTGAAAAATGTACCTCAAGTCAAAAAACAATTTACTGATTTCTTCGAACAAAATTTAACTGCATTTGAATTGTggttaaaatattattccAATTCACGAAACCCCCCAGAACAACTCCCGATTGTCCTTCAAGTGTTGCTATCACAAGTTCATCGTATAAGAGCATTGGTATTATTGTCAAGGTTTTTGGATTTAGGGCCATGGGCTGTCTATCTTTCCTTATCTATTGGTATTTTCCCTTATGTtcttaaattattacaaagTCCAGCTCCCGAACTAAAGCCTATTCTAGTATTTATTTGGGCAAGGATCATGGCCATTGATTACAAAAGCATACAAAGTGATCTCCTAAAAGAAAAGGGATACATGTACTTTGTAAATATTCTGATTGCAGATTATGGAGCAACCTTGGAAGGTGGTGAATCATCTTTGAATAACAACCCTCAAATAACAATGACAATTCCACATTTGAATAATCCTGTGTTCTATCAAAATAATGGTAGATTGCCAGGTGCATTTCCTTATAATGAAACTACAGATGAGCAAAAAGCCATGGCTGTTTTTATTCTAGCTGCATTTATCCGTGACTTTCCCCAAGCTCAGAAACAGTGTTTCAGtattgaattaattaatatgttatcatattatttgttatattCTGACATTCCTTTACTAAGACAATGGTCAGCTATATTATTAGGCCAATTCTGTGACCACAAtccattaaataaatatatttatatggaTCTAGATATAACATCATCTTTAATCAAAGCATTGACAGATTTAGTACCAGAAGTAAGAGCTGCTAGTTTAAATGctttatcatattttatCTCTGAAGCTGATGATGTCGAAACACTCCTAGGAatagaaaaagaatatacTTACCATCTCCAACAACTTCACACACAATTACAACAATTTAAAACTGCAAATCATCGACAGAATCAGCAACTAGAACAGCAACAAATGAATTTGGAACgccaaattcaaatttaccAAAATATGCAAGCCCGCTTACAAAACGTCGACTTTTCCCTACTGAAAGTTCAAGGTATATATAATGTTGTTgctattttaaaattagtGGAAGACGGTTCGCCATTCGTTAGGAAGGAAGTGATTATCTTTCTTTCCAAGTTTGTTCATCgttatatcaatttttttgttgttgtgtTTTTCGAGTTTTTGGTCGATGAATTAATTCAGCTAGACAATATAGGTAAGAACAATGTTCTGAAAgtgaataaaaataatgtcAGTCATGGTTCCATTTTTAGTAGTGTTTGGAAAACGTTACTGATTTTTTCTTGTGACCcatttgaagaaaacaaGGAACTAGCAAATAAAGTTattgattatatattttttgaggTCAATATGAATAAGGAATTTAAAGTGTCATTACGAAAGATAGGAGAAAACTTAATTAAAAGATCTTCAAATTGGAATCAGAAACAAGCAAACTCCTTCAATGCATCTCACATACAAGTTATTGGCAAACAAGACTCTAAATTTCATTCTAATAGAGATGAGAATAGTTCAGATGAAAAGGAATCTCTTTCTGGTCAATTCTTTTTAACAAAGATTTTTAATTCCCTCGGATTTGGAGAGAATTATGGTTCAGAtacattttcttcttcttattCAAGAACGGAATCAGGGCCACCATCTAGAAGAAGTCATCTTGAAGATGGTGTGTTAAATAGGCCAAAAAGAGTTAATATTGATCCCATCAATAAGGAGTATACGCTTCCACTAAAAGGCCAGTTTCTTGACTTCtgttttgaatatttccAGGAACCTCAAATGAAGAAACATGAAATTGACGAAGTTGGAAGTGTCGAATATAATACAAGATTATGGAGGAGAAACAGGAACGAAGAAATTATTGAGAAGACTCAATCAGAAAAGACATTGGCACTTTACGGTAATTGGAATAATAGAATATCTATATTTGACAATAAATCACAACCTAAACTTTTAGAATTTACAcaatttgataattattTAGTTGCTGCCGACGAAAGAGATTGCATTACTGTCTATGACTGGGCAAATGACGATGTCTTGAACAAATTCTCAAACGACAATCCATATGGTACGAAAATTACTAgcttaaaatttttaaatgaagatgacTCCTCCTTATTATTGACTGGATCTTCAGATGGTATCctaaagatatataaagatatcGATAAGAATGGGAATACGACCATTGTATCTGCTTGGCGTGGTCTGACTGATATGTTATTAACACCGAGATCCACCGGTCTTCTAACTGAATGGCAACAAAGTAAAGGTTCTTTGTTAGTTACAGGTGATGTTAAGGTTATAAGAGTATGGGATGCTCATTCTGAAAGTATTGAAGTTGATATACCTGTCAAAACATCGTCATTGGTTACATCAATTACTTCAGACCAGCTCGCTGGTGATACAGTTGTTTGCGGTTTTTCAGATGGGTCTATTAGAGTATATGATCGTCGTTTAAACTCTAGAGATGCAATGGTTCGATTATGGAGATCAAATGAAGGGAAAAAACATTACCCAATAAACTATGTACATTTACAAAGAGGTGGTTTTAGGGAGTTGGCTAGTGGTACAACTGATGGAACTG